One Marmota flaviventris isolate mMarFla1 chromosome 16, mMarFla1.hap1, whole genome shotgun sequence DNA segment encodes these proteins:
- the Znf396 gene encoding zinc finger protein 396, protein MSAKSRESSMCLPQTPQEPDRILIVKMEEEEQACDQDSRLHWSNCCSPETFRQRFRQFAYEDSPGPQEALSQLRELCHQWLRPEEHTKEQILELLVLEQFLAILPKELQAWVHLHPPENGEEAVTLLEDVEREVHQPAEQVFFGQRKDRTAEKVAPWEITEDLASSQLKPLKKQFQWAPWELHSLGRHDADTKTTNVKSASRQKTSSGMGLCANTLHLSASQSFISRGTWEQGGRFERKQGNLSRKKQHKCEECGKIFSQSSALILHQRIHSGEKPYACDECAKAFSRSAILIQHRRIHTGEKPFKCHECGKAFSQSSNLFRHRKRHTREKVPSVS, encoded by the exons ATGTCTGCAAAATCGAGAGAGTCGTCAATGTGCCTCCCACAAACTCCACAGGAGCCCGACAGGATTTTAATAGTGAAGATGGAAGAGGAAGAACAGGCCTGTGATCAGGACTCCAGACTCCATTGGAGCAACTGCTGTAGCCCAGAGACCTTTCGCCAGCGTTTCAGGCAGTTTGCCTATGAGGATTCACCCGGGCCCCAGGAGGCTCTGAGCCAGCTCCGGGAACTTTGTCATCAGTGGCTAAGGCCAGAGGAGCACACCAAGGAGCAGATCCTAGAATTGCTGGTGCTAGAGCAGTTCCTGGCCATCCTGCCTAAGGAGCTGCAAGCCTGGGTGCACCTGCACCCACCAGAGAATGGAGAGGAAGCTGTGACTCTGCTGGAGGATGTGGAGAGAGAGGTTCATCAGCCAGCTGAGCAG GTCTTTTTTGGACAAAGAAAGGACAGAACTGCAGAGAAGGTGGCACCTTGGGAAATCACTGAGGACTTAGCAAGCAGTCAGCTCAAGCCTTTGAAGAAGCAGTTCCAGTGGGCACCGTGGGAGCTACACTCCTTAGGACGTCATG ATGCAGACACCAAAACTACAAATGTAAAATCTGCTTCAAGGCAGAAGACTTCCTCAGGCATGGGGCTGTGTGCTAATACCCTTCATCTGAGTGCCTCCCAGAGTTTCATATCTAGAGGAACCTGGGAACAAGGTGGCAGGTttgaaagaaaacagggaaacCTCTCTCGCAAAAAACAACACAAgtgtgaagaatgtggcaaaatCTTTAGTCAGAGCTCTGCCCTTATTTTACATCAAAGAATCCACAGTGGAGAGAAGCCTTATGCATGTGACGAGTGTGCAAAGGCTTTCAGCCGGAGTGCAATTCTGATTCAGCATAGAAGAATCCATACTGGGGAAAAACCCTTCAAGTGCCATGAATGTGGCAAGGCCTTTAGTCAGAGTTCAAATCTTTTCAGACATAGAAAAAGACACACTAGAGAAAAAGTCCCATCAGTATCATGA